A window from Mycolicibacterium tokaiense encodes these proteins:
- a CDS encoding ABC transporter ATP-binding protein, whose protein sequence is MTRSSDTAADSIDVRLSGVTKRYGESIAVDNLDLDIRRGEFLSLLGPSGCGKTTTLKLIAGFEQPSQGSILIGGQPAEGLPPHKRDVNTVFQHYALFPHLSVLDNVAYGLKQRGVKKTVRRGQAAEALELVGLADRAQGRPADLSGGQQQRVALARALVLRPRVLLLDEPLGALDLKLREHMQIELKRIHSEVGLTFVFVTHDQGEALSMSDRIAVMNAGRIEQLAAPQQVYDAPASAFVASFIGEMNKLRAHVDGGRAALLGGALQLPVGITVHTLPAGRREALVGIRPQDVSVHPAGEADTHGRIETAMLTGHSMALVIVLRDGQRLVARQDRYGPGSATAALRAGDHVAITAAPDSALLLGTADPDLSITDPKENLDA, encoded by the coding sequence ATGACCCGATCATCGGATACCGCAGCCGATTCCATCGATGTGCGGCTCAGTGGAGTGACCAAGCGGTACGGAGAATCGATCGCCGTCGACAACCTGGACCTCGACATCCGGCGCGGTGAATTCCTGTCCCTGCTGGGTCCGTCCGGCTGCGGCAAGACCACCACGCTGAAACTCATCGCCGGATTCGAACAACCCAGCCAGGGGTCGATCCTGATCGGCGGCCAACCCGCCGAAGGACTGCCCCCGCACAAACGCGACGTCAACACGGTCTTCCAGCACTACGCACTGTTCCCGCATCTGTCTGTCCTGGACAACGTCGCCTATGGGCTCAAGCAGCGGGGAGTGAAGAAGACCGTGCGCCGGGGCCAGGCAGCCGAGGCACTCGAGCTCGTCGGCCTGGCCGACCGGGCCCAGGGCCGGCCGGCCGATCTGTCCGGCGGCCAGCAGCAGCGCGTTGCGCTGGCCCGCGCACTGGTCCTGCGCCCGCGCGTGCTGTTGCTCGACGAGCCCCTGGGCGCCCTCGATCTGAAGCTGCGCGAACACATGCAGATCGAGTTGAAACGCATCCACTCCGAGGTCGGCCTGACGTTCGTGTTCGTCACGCACGACCAGGGTGAGGCGCTGAGCATGTCGGACCGGATCGCCGTCATGAATGCCGGGCGTATCGAACAACTCGCCGCACCCCAGCAGGTGTACGACGCCCCCGCGTCGGCGTTCGTGGCGTCCTTCATCGGCGAGATGAACAAGCTACGCGCTCATGTGGACGGCGGCCGCGCCGCGCTGCTGGGCGGAGCTCTGCAGCTGCCCGTCGGCATCACCGTGCACACTCTGCCGGCCGGCCGGCGCGAGGCGCTCGTCGGCATCCGGCCCCAGGACGTCTCGGTGCACCCCGCCGGCGAGGCCGACACCCACGGGCGCATCGAAACGGCGATGTTGACCGGGCACAGCATGGCACTGGTGATCGTGCTGCGCGACGGTCAACGCCTGGTCGCCAGACAGGACCGGTACGGACCGGGATCCGCCACCGCGGCGCTGCGGGCCGGAGATCACGTCGCCATCACCGCCGCCCCGGACAGCGCCCTGCTGCTCGGGACAGCAGATCCAGACCTCTCGATCACAGACCCCAAGGAGAACCTCGATGCGTAA
- a CDS encoding ABC transporter substrate-binding protein, translating into MRKQHVVTVLAPEQQAGQIRAALTRRQALVGLGAGAAALALAACGTSGPQQSSGSSSTPAALNGDQVEGQLVIGNYADYISEDNVSAFTDAVGPEVRIVTYSSGLEMISALASGSADYDIVVPGPSETVQLIERGLLRQLDKSLLPNITNIRPGVMGLEYDPENQYAIPKAVGVAAFWWNTATVQGSPTSLAEVFDLIKANPEAKVNFFSGAKETFTLALAAIGKPIGSTDPADIEAAKQLLISVKPMIDSFGADELEGGTTGSIDICMGYNYIAKQINAGGGQQVQFLLPETGSTEYFIDNWAIAGSAKNPVAAHKFIDYVCAPEPAGEEMNATGTLVPVEGIEPFVEPGLIDDPTINIPPALLEKYEILLATPEYLDVVTKAYDEFRAA; encoded by the coding sequence ATGCGTAAGCAGCACGTCGTCACCGTTCTGGCCCCCGAGCAGCAGGCCGGCCAGATCCGGGCCGCACTCACCCGTAGACAGGCCCTCGTCGGCCTCGGCGCCGGAGCAGCCGCGCTGGCGCTGGCCGCGTGCGGCACCTCCGGGCCCCAGCAGTCTTCCGGATCCTCCTCGACGCCTGCCGCCCTCAACGGTGACCAGGTGGAAGGCCAGCTGGTGATCGGCAACTACGCCGACTACATCTCCGAGGACAACGTGTCCGCCTTCACCGACGCCGTCGGACCCGAGGTCCGCATCGTCACGTACTCCAGCGGCCTGGAGATGATCTCCGCGCTGGCGTCAGGCAGCGCGGACTACGACATCGTGGTTCCCGGGCCGTCGGAAACCGTGCAGCTGATCGAACGCGGCCTGCTGCGCCAGCTCGACAAGTCCCTGCTGCCCAACATCACGAACATCCGCCCGGGTGTGATGGGCCTGGAGTACGACCCGGAGAACCAGTACGCCATCCCGAAAGCCGTCGGTGTCGCGGCGTTCTGGTGGAACACCGCCACAGTGCAGGGCAGTCCCACCTCGCTGGCGGAGGTCTTCGACCTGATCAAGGCGAACCCGGAGGCCAAGGTCAACTTCTTCAGCGGCGCCAAGGAGACGTTCACTCTGGCGCTGGCGGCGATCGGCAAGCCGATCGGATCCACCGACCCTGCCGACATCGAGGCGGCCAAGCAGCTGCTGATCTCGGTCAAACCGATGATCGACAGCTTCGGCGCCGACGAGCTCGAAGGCGGCACCACCGGTTCGATCGACATCTGCATGGGCTACAACTACATCGCCAAGCAGATCAACGCCGGCGGCGGCCAGCAGGTGCAGTTCCTGCTCCCGGAGACGGGCAGCACCGAATACTTCATCGACAACTGGGCCATCGCCGGGAGCGCCAAGAACCCGGTGGCAGCGCACAAGTTCATCGATTACGTCTGCGCTCCGGAACCTGCAGGCGAGGAGATGAACGCCACCGGCACGCTGGTGCCCGTGGAGGGCATCGAACCGTTCGTCGAACCCGGCCTGATCGACGATCCCACCATCAACATCCCGCCCGCCCTGCTCGAGAAGTACGAGATCCTGCTGGCCACACCCGAATACCTCGATGTGGTGACCAAGGCATACGACGAATTCCGGGCCGCGTGA
- a CDS encoding ABC transporter permease: MSAVAGKHALGALAATVIGAGVLITVMVAGLGEFATVALFLATLPAGVALRAALLRTRRPAQDDDYPLVLAWPSAALYTAFFLLPLVLVVIYSLATRQGYGDVVYSFSFHNFAEALSGLYLQAFGRSLRFAVIGTIVTVLVGFPFAYWLARYSPVRRRNLLLALVMVPYVTAFLIRAYAWRLVLSEDFLLAQLLRTVGLLDGPLNLQNTGTAVQIGIVYNYLPLFILPVYAALERMDWRLVDAAKDLGSSGFSAFRQVTLPVVAPGVIAGSLLVFIPMTGEYIIPAVLGGGRVDFVGTLVARAFLEGQNYPFGAALGLLVVMALSGFLALYLFMTSRAERALGGV, from the coding sequence GTGAGCGCGGTCGCCGGCAAGCACGCGCTGGGCGCGCTGGCGGCGACCGTCATCGGGGCCGGCGTCCTGATCACCGTGATGGTGGCCGGCCTCGGTGAGTTCGCCACCGTCGCCCTGTTCCTGGCCACCCTCCCGGCCGGGGTGGCGCTGCGGGCGGCGCTGCTGCGCACCCGACGCCCAGCGCAGGACGACGACTACCCGCTGGTGCTGGCGTGGCCGTCGGCGGCGCTGTACACCGCGTTCTTCCTGCTGCCGCTGGTGCTCGTGGTGATCTACTCCCTGGCCACCCGACAGGGTTACGGCGACGTGGTGTACAGCTTTTCGTTCCACAACTTCGCCGAGGCACTCAGCGGTCTGTATCTGCAGGCATTCGGGCGCAGTCTGCGCTTCGCCGTCATCGGCACCATCGTGACCGTGCTGGTTGGTTTCCCCTTTGCCTACTGGCTGGCGCGGTATTCACCGGTGCGACGACGGAACCTGTTGCTGGCCCTGGTGATGGTGCCGTATGTGACCGCCTTCCTCATCCGCGCCTACGCGTGGCGACTGGTGCTCAGCGAGGACTTCCTGCTGGCCCAACTGCTGCGCACCGTCGGCCTTCTCGACGGACCGCTGAACCTGCAGAACACCGGTACCGCGGTGCAGATCGGCATCGTCTACAACTACCTTCCCCTGTTCATCCTGCCGGTGTACGCGGCGCTGGAACGCATGGACTGGCGCCTGGTCGACGCAGCCAAAGACCTGGGTAGCTCCGGGTTCTCGGCATTCCGCCAGGTCACCTTGCCAGTGGTGGCCCCGGGCGTCATCGCCGGCTCGCTGCTGGTCTTCATCCCGATGACCGGCGAGTACATCATCCCGGCAGTGTTGGGCGGGGGCCGCGTGGATTTTGTCGGCACGCTGGTGGCCCGGGCTTTCCTGGAGGGCCAGAACTACCCGTTCGGGGCGGCGCTCGGCCTGCTGGTGGTGATGGCGCTGTCCGGGTTCCTGGCGCTCTATCTGTTCATGACCAGCCGCGCAGAAAGGGCTCTCGGTGGCGTCTGA
- a CDS encoding ABC transporter permease — MASEPGGRGGALPAAAALLIGGVGVIAGGIGAVTGQVTAKDLTLLAVGAVVLAAVFRWIPIRRLLAGFALLTFVFLFAPIVVVLAYAFNAGEIITVWAGFSTRWFAEALNNPQIVDAIGTSVAIALGSALLSVCFACAAALVIGRARPALRRPYEAALLLTLVVPELVLAIGLLLFYLRFGIPFGSLTAMVGHSVFGTSVALLIIRARYTGTGLDLERASADLGAGPWATLWQITLPRLTPALLGAFLLTFILSFDDVVVSQFTAGGTPTWPLYLLSALKFGVSPEVNAASALLLASILLIAALTAVGIRRLSKTSAAPQSVSDE, encoded by the coding sequence GTGGCGTCTGAGCCAGGTGGCCGCGGCGGCGCGCTGCCGGCGGCGGCAGCTCTGCTGATCGGCGGGGTCGGTGTGATCGCCGGCGGAATAGGTGCTGTCACAGGGCAGGTCACCGCCAAGGACCTCACCCTGCTGGCCGTCGGAGCAGTGGTACTGGCCGCGGTGTTCCGGTGGATACCGATACGCCGACTACTGGCGGGCTTCGCGCTGTTGACCTTCGTCTTCCTCTTCGCACCGATCGTCGTGGTGCTCGCGTACGCCTTCAACGCCGGTGAGATCATCACTGTCTGGGCCGGGTTCTCCACCAGGTGGTTCGCCGAAGCGCTGAACAATCCCCAGATCGTCGATGCCATCGGTACATCGGTGGCCATCGCGCTGGGGTCGGCCCTGCTGTCGGTGTGCTTCGCCTGCGCCGCGGCGCTGGTGATCGGACGCGCCCGCCCGGCACTGCGCAGACCCTACGAGGCCGCGCTGCTCCTGACCTTGGTGGTGCCGGAGCTGGTGCTGGCCATCGGATTGCTGCTGTTCTACCTGCGTTTCGGCATACCCTTCGGGTCGCTGACGGCGATGGTGGGCCACTCGGTGTTCGGGACGTCGGTGGCGCTGTTGATCATCCGGGCGCGCTACACCGGTACCGGCCTGGATCTGGAACGGGCCAGTGCGGATCTCGGCGCCGGCCCGTGGGCCACGCTGTGGCAGATCACCCTGCCCCGGTTGACTCCCGCGCTGCTCGGTGCGTTTCTGCTGACCTTCATCCTGTCGTTCGACGACGTGGTGGTGTCTCAGTTCACCGCCGGGGGCACCCCCACCTGGCCGCTGTATCTGTTGTCGGCGTTGAAGTTCGGGGTGAGCCCCGAGGTCAACGCGGCCTCGGCGCTGTTGCTCGCCAGCATTCTGCTGATCGCCGCTCTCACGGCAGTGGGCATCCGGCGGCTGTCGAAGACATCGGCAGCGCCGCAATCGGTTTCCGACGAATAG
- a CDS encoding sugar phosphate isomerase/epimerase family protein: MSAPPVAVQLWSVRDRLASDFDGTVRALAEIGFSGVETAFGVEAELDEDEIRHAATVFAASGLQVCSAHVELPLGDDRDAVLRQAEILDTRRIIWHGWPEDVRYGSRAGIEELIDVYGRANDVARVEGLEFGIHNHWWELRAVDGVLPLEILHSALDSSVFFELDVYWSTVAGVDPAALIARLGSRVQLIHVKDGAAQDVDAPMVALGQGSVDLEPTLAAIEHAAWWIVEFDAYDGDILDALTASLRYLDARPGSA, encoded by the coding sequence ATGTCCGCACCCCCCGTCGCCGTCCAACTCTGGAGTGTCCGAGACCGGTTGGCATCAGACTTCGACGGCACCGTCCGTGCGTTGGCCGAGATCGGATTCTCCGGCGTGGAAACCGCATTCGGCGTCGAAGCCGAGCTCGACGAAGACGAGATCAGGCACGCCGCAACGGTGTTCGCAGCCAGCGGCCTGCAGGTGTGCTCGGCGCATGTCGAGTTGCCGCTCGGCGATGACCGCGACGCGGTACTGCGCCAAGCCGAGATCCTCGACACCCGCCGCATCATCTGGCACGGCTGGCCCGAGGACGTCCGCTACGGCAGCCGCGCGGGCATCGAGGAACTGATCGACGTCTACGGTCGCGCCAACGATGTGGCTCGCGTCGAGGGCCTCGAGTTCGGCATTCACAACCACTGGTGGGAACTGCGTGCCGTCGACGGTGTTCTGCCGCTGGAGATCCTGCATTCGGCCCTGGACAGCTCGGTGTTCTTCGAACTCGACGTCTACTGGTCCACGGTGGCCGGTGTCGATCCCGCAGCCCTGATCGCCAGGCTCGGTTCCAGGGTGCAGCTGATCCACGTCAAAGATGGTGCAGCGCAGGACGTGGACGCGCCCATGGTGGCGCTGGGGCAGGGCAGCGTGGATCTTGAACCCACTCTGGCCGCCATCGAGCACGCCGCTTGGTGGATCGTGGAATTCGACGCTTACGACGGCGACATCCTCGATGCCCTGACCGCGAGCTTGCGGTACCTCGATGCCCGGCCCGGGAGCGCGTGA
- a CDS encoding sugar phosphate isomerase/epimerase family protein, translating to MQIASSEWVLGDRSRALARTAAAGLTAIELDARPDLDSATVRRSLDQHCLTAPSLCWQWNPDAELGSPDRASRSAAQRYLRGALEQAAELGSGQLVVVPACRETPWQDEPRQAGIERAAAAIREVLADAPAQVGLSIEALRTDESFLLNTLDEADALRVLIDDRRATLLADLYHLAAVEGTLAGVVGAHADTVSLVHFAAADRARVAPDTPGIAAVISTLTQAGFTGSVTLEYTVPDDADLAQAAAFATQAWNAPTEAR from the coding sequence GTGCAGATCGCCTCCAGTGAATGGGTGCTTGGTGACCGCAGCCGGGCGCTGGCCCGCACGGCGGCAGCCGGCCTGACCGCCATCGAACTCGACGCCCGCCCCGACCTCGATTCGGCCACGGTGCGCCGCAGCCTCGACCAGCACTGTCTGACCGCGCCGTCGCTGTGCTGGCAGTGGAATCCGGACGCGGAACTCGGATCCCCGGACCGGGCCAGCCGATCCGCTGCCCAGCGCTACCTGCGCGGCGCCCTGGAGCAGGCCGCCGAGCTCGGCTCCGGGCAGCTGGTGGTGGTTCCCGCCTGCCGCGAGACCCCGTGGCAGGACGAACCCCGACAGGCCGGCATCGAGCGCGCCGCGGCGGCGATCCGCGAGGTGCTGGCAGACGCCCCCGCACAGGTCGGGTTGTCGATCGAAGCGTTGCGCACCGACGAGAGCTTCCTGCTCAACACCCTCGACGAGGCCGACGCGCTACGGGTGCTGATCGATGACCGGCGCGCGACCCTGCTCGCCGATCTCTACCATCTGGCCGCAGTCGAGGGCACCCTGGCCGGTGTTGTGGGCGCGCACGCCGACACGGTGTCGCTGGTGCACTTCGCCGCTGCCGACCGAGCCAGGGTCGCCCCCGACACACCGGGCATCGCGGCGGTCATCTCCACACTCACCCAGGCGGGATTCACCGGCTCGGTGACGCTGGAATACACCGTGCCCGACGACGCGGACCTGGCGCAGGCGGCTGCTTTCGCGACGCAGGCGTGGAACGCGCCCACCGAGGCCCGATGA
- a CDS encoding GMC family oxidoreductase N-terminal domain-containing protein, translating into MTPDPLLRAAATALFPQLRELPEVPEQIGAAIRDAIAAIVGTADFLGLPTEDRLRALQASAPEAVERFGRWVAAVVLEQPDVLDTVGFRVLPPGRQWPAVEDSVPATTPADDLETDYDVVIVGSGAGAGVAAHVLTEAGLHTLVLERAPALTAAQLTARHGASARTFSGFDRPVDLPALGATRFVDGEPTPPGTSQWNGNAMALGGGTRVYGAMAWRFSPEDFAMGSMYGGDFVDWPITYDELAPYYDTVEQVIGVAGPDAPAAHDGARRRPYPMPGVPLTTIGRRLADGARTLGLPTTTPPMAINTRAYNKRPACVQCALCVGHPCRADAKNGSHNTVLRSALATGRCTLTTSAVVTKLIVEHTTVCGVEFVADGRPRSVRARHVVLAAGAIESARLLLASGINDPHDQIGRYLQGHLYSGATGLFADPVQDLVGPGPSIATTSYRHGNPGVAGGGILANEFTPTPFEAWGGLVEAGVVSAYGPSAVDELARAYQRCAVIIGPVHEVPQADSRVSVSAHRRDAVGVPLVHLDSPGPHSNDLAVADLLTDKAREWLTASGAVRTVATRWTPRRGPSADQHQAGTCRMGVDPATSVTDATGALWRYRGITVADGALHPTNGGVNPVLTILANSWRVNEILAARLT; encoded by the coding sequence ATGACGCCCGATCCCCTACTCCGTGCGGCGGCGACCGCCCTGTTCCCCCAGCTCCGTGAGCTGCCGGAGGTGCCCGAGCAGATCGGGGCCGCGATCCGCGACGCGATCGCAGCCATCGTGGGCACCGCCGATTTCCTCGGCCTGCCCACCGAGGATCGCCTGCGCGCGCTGCAGGCATCGGCACCCGAAGCCGTCGAGCGGTTCGGCCGCTGGGTGGCCGCGGTGGTGCTCGAGCAACCCGACGTCCTCGACACCGTGGGGTTCCGGGTGCTCCCGCCGGGTCGGCAGTGGCCCGCCGTCGAGGATTCGGTGCCTGCCACCACACCCGCCGACGACCTCGAGACCGATTACGACGTGGTGATCGTCGGCTCGGGCGCCGGCGCGGGGGTGGCCGCCCACGTGCTGACCGAAGCCGGACTGCACACGCTGGTGCTCGAACGGGCCCCGGCCCTGACTGCGGCGCAGCTCACCGCTCGCCACGGGGCAAGCGCCCGCACCTTCTCCGGCTTCGATCGCCCGGTCGACCTACCCGCCCTGGGCGCAACACGTTTCGTCGATGGTGAACCGACACCGCCCGGGACTTCGCAGTGGAACGGCAACGCGATGGCACTCGGTGGCGGCACCAGGGTCTACGGCGCGATGGCGTGGCGGTTCAGCCCCGAAGACTTCGCGATGGGCTCCATGTACGGTGGCGACTTCGTGGACTGGCCGATCACCTACGACGAGCTGGCACCCTACTACGACACGGTGGAGCAGGTCATCGGCGTCGCCGGCCCCGACGCACCCGCCGCACACGACGGTGCCCGTCGTCGCCCGTACCCGATGCCCGGCGTACCCCTGACCACGATCGGCCGGCGGCTGGCCGACGGCGCCCGCACACTCGGGTTGCCCACCACCACACCGCCGATGGCCATCAACACCCGCGCCTACAACAAGCGGCCGGCGTGTGTGCAGTGCGCGCTGTGTGTCGGACACCCGTGCCGGGCGGACGCCAAGAACGGCTCGCACAACACCGTGCTGCGCTCGGCCCTGGCCACCGGACGGTGCACACTCACCACGTCGGCGGTCGTCACCAAGCTCATCGTCGAACACACCACCGTCTGTGGGGTGGAGTTCGTGGCGGACGGACGCCCCCGCTCGGTGCGGGCACGCCACGTGGTGCTGGCCGCGGGCGCCATCGAGTCGGCCCGACTGCTGCTCGCCAGCGGTATCAACGACCCCCACGACCAGATCGGCCGCTATCTGCAGGGCCATCTGTACTCCGGTGCCACAGGGCTTTTCGCCGATCCTGTCCAGGATCTGGTGGGGCCGGGTCCCAGCATCGCCACCACCTCCTACCGGCACGGCAACCCCGGAGTCGCCGGCGGCGGCATCCTGGCCAACGAGTTCACCCCGACCCCGTTCGAGGCCTGGGGCGGGCTGGTCGAGGCCGGCGTCGTCTCGGCCTACGGTCCCAGCGCCGTCGACGAACTCGCCCGGGCCTACCAGCGCTGCGCGGTCATCATCGGCCCGGTCCACGAGGTGCCGCAGGCAGATTCGCGGGTGAGCGTCAGCGCCCACCGCCGCGACGCCGTCGGCGTCCCGCTGGTCCACCTCGACTCACCGGGGCCGCACTCCAACGACCTCGCCGTCGCCGATCTGCTGACCGACAAGGCGCGGGAATGGCTGACCGCCAGCGGCGCCGTCCGCACGGTCGCCACCCGGTGGACACCCCGCCGCGGTCCGTCCGCCGACCAGCATCAGGCCGGGACGTGCCGGATGGGCGTCGATCCCGCCACCTCGGTCACCGACGCCACCGGCGCCCTGTGGCGGTATCGGGGTATCACCGTCGCCGACGGCGCACTGCACCCCACCAACGGTGGGGTCAATCCCGTCCTGACCATCCTGGCCAACAGCTGGCGCGTCAACGAGATCCTGGCCGCCCGGCTGACGTGA
- a CDS encoding sugar phosphate isomerase/epimerase family protein: protein MPLRIGLQLYSVRRALAESTPLTLQRISELGFRYLEAANHAADTDDGIGFGVPADELRTMFTDLGLQTVGAHVNPLRLDRLPAILDYQQEIGCRQIGNDIEFFPAGDRDHVLRRADFFNQVGQLCADRGMRFYYHNHYQEFQRIDGEPVYQIILEHTDPELVFVELDTYWVTRAGHNPIDWMQRYRERIVLLHQKDFPATAPQPISMYDGVVDIGADIDMPLFESVEDPLCFTEIGTGVLPIQEIIDTALTLPHVEYMLLEQDYSRYPDLESIERSRDAFRAYRGISWT, encoded by the coding sequence GTGCCGCTACGCATCGGACTGCAGTTGTACTCGGTCCGCCGAGCACTCGCCGAGTCGACACCGCTGACTCTTCAACGCATCTCCGAGCTCGGCTTCCGCTACCTCGAGGCTGCCAACCACGCCGCTGACACCGACGACGGCATCGGATTCGGTGTCCCGGCAGACGAACTGCGCACCATGTTCACCGACCTCGGCCTGCAGACCGTGGGCGCACACGTCAACCCGCTGCGCCTCGACCGGCTTCCGGCGATCCTGGACTACCAGCAGGAGATCGGCTGTCGCCAGATCGGCAACGACATCGAGTTCTTCCCCGCGGGCGACCGCGATCACGTGCTGCGCCGCGCCGACTTCTTCAACCAGGTGGGGCAACTGTGCGCCGACCGTGGCATGCGGTTCTACTACCACAACCATTACCAGGAGTTCCAGCGCATCGACGGCGAGCCCGTCTACCAGATCATCCTCGAGCACACCGACCCCGAACTCGTTTTCGTCGAGCTGGACACCTACTGGGTGACCCGCGCCGGGCACAACCCGATCGACTGGATGCAGCGGTACCGAGAGCGCATCGTCCTACTGCACCAGAAGGACTTTCCCGCCACGGCCCCCCAGCCGATCTCCATGTACGACGGCGTGGTCGACATCGGCGCCGACATCGACATGCCGCTGTTCGAGAGCGTCGAGGACCCACTCTGCTTCACCGAGATCGGCACCGGAGTCCTGCCGATCCAGGAGATCATCGACACCGCCCTGACCCTTCCCCACGTGGAGTACATGTTGCTCGAGCAGGATTACAGCCGCTATCCCGATTTGGAGTCGATCGAACGCAGTCGCGACGCCTTCCGCGCCTACCGCGGGATCAGCTGGACATGA
- a CDS encoding GMC oxidoreductase: MTGTGQTFDVLIVGSGLMGAAVARCLREGDQDLRIAMVDGGPALGSTPGQHLHDVPDPEIWGRYNEKVATGIQGFYTGVAPSMDVGATMVDVQPGMYHLQSIGQDATAMPAAAVAWNAGGMGIHWTAATPAPWGSEVFPHIPEPEWTADLQRAAELLRVNRTPYPPTAAGRAVLTALGELFDPVSAEGRGIQTMPMAVNPTPSGLKERTGPALIFPPIGGAADAAFTLHLGSLATAVLHRGGRATGVEIRDVRTGATRALHADHVVVCADAIRTPQLLFASGIRPPALGRHLNEHYFLSGQVLADPQRLGFDLAALDPPTDHEWAADCLWVPHSGADQPFQVHIMNSVMIDEDRRPLAYAVGLEFYVATEIRAENALRFSDTETDAAGMPRITVEFDYTDTDRAHLEAARRVQRRAAESLGPFDPDTDSGVLPAGSSLHFTGTVRSGPTNDGTSVCDPDSRVWGFENLYVAGNGVIPTALVCNSTLTGMTTAVRAARAITEELSS; this comes from the coding sequence ATGACCGGCACCGGGCAGACCTTCGACGTCCTCATCGTCGGCAGCGGGCTGATGGGCGCGGCCGTCGCCCGCTGCCTGCGCGAGGGCGATCAGGACCTGCGTATCGCGATGGTGGACGGCGGGCCGGCACTGGGTTCCACACCGGGCCAACATCTGCACGACGTGCCCGATCCGGAGATCTGGGGCCGGTACAACGAGAAAGTGGCCACCGGCATCCAGGGCTTCTACACCGGGGTGGCTCCGAGCATGGACGTCGGTGCCACCATGGTCGACGTCCAGCCGGGGATGTACCACCTGCAGTCGATCGGGCAGGACGCCACCGCCATGCCGGCGGCCGCGGTGGCCTGGAATGCCGGCGGCATGGGAATCCACTGGACCGCAGCCACTCCCGCCCCGTGGGGCAGCGAGGTGTTCCCCCACATACCGGAACCGGAGTGGACCGCCGACCTGCAGCGCGCCGCCGAACTGCTGCGGGTCAACCGCACGCCCTACCCCCCGACCGCGGCCGGCCGGGCGGTGCTCACGGCGCTGGGCGAACTCTTCGATCCGGTCAGCGCCGAGGGCCGGGGCATCCAGACCATGCCCATGGCAGTCAATCCCACGCCCTCGGGGCTCAAGGAGCGCACCGGGCCGGCGCTGATCTTCCCGCCGATCGGCGGTGCGGCCGACGCCGCCTTCACGCTGCACCTCGGCAGCCTGGCCACGGCTGTGCTGCATCGCGGCGGCCGGGCCACCGGCGTCGAGATTCGCGACGTCCGCACCGGCGCCACGCGGGCGCTACACGCGGACCACGTCGTGGTGTGCGCCGACGCCATCCGTACCCCGCAGCTGCTGTTCGCCTCGGGCATCCGGCCGCCCGCGCTCGGCCGCCACCTCAACGAGCACTACTTCCTCTCCGGGCAGGTGCTCGCCGACCCGCAGCGGCTGGGGTTCGACCTGGCCGCGCTGGACCCGCCGACCGACCACGAGTGGGCTGCCGATTGTCTGTGGGTTCCGCACAGCGGCGCCGATCAGCCGTTCCAGGTACACATCATGAACTCGGTGATGATCGACGAAGACCGCAGACCGCTGGCCTACGCGGTGGGACTGGAGTTCTACGTGGCCACCGAGATCCGTGCCGAGAATGCCCTTCGGTTCTCCGACACCGAGACCGATGCCGCCGGAATGCCGCGCATCACCGTCGAATTCGACTACACCGACACCGACCGGGCCCACCTGGAGGCGGCCCGGCGGGTGCAGCGCCGCGCGGCGGAGTCGCTGGGCCCATTCGATCCCGACACCGATTCGGGAGTGTTGCCCGCGGGTTCGTCGCTGCACTTCACCGGAACGGTGCGGTCCGGCCCGACAAACGACGGCACCAGCGTGTGTGACCCTGATTCCCGTGTGTGGGGGTTCGAGAACCTCTACGTGGCGGGCAACGGCGTGATCCCGACCGCGCTGGTCTGCAACTCGACCCTGACCGGCATGACCACCGCCGTGCGCGCCGCGCGGGCCATCACCGAGGAGCTTTCGTCATGA